A window of Corvus cornix cornix isolate S_Up_H32 chromosome 4, ASM73873v5, whole genome shotgun sequence contains these coding sequences:
- the YIPF7 gene encoding protein YIPF7 isoform X1: protein MSNFEQFHFDFYQSNYTIDDQEEGCNSYGSDENLCESRKSPTEKQPPGGAFVPSDMLLSPQGYTGQILQPTHSPHTLSQLGYADGFDEEPPLLEELGINFEHIWQKTLTVLNPMKPADGSIMNETDLTGPMVFCLALGATLLMAGKVHFGYVYGMSAIGCLAMHALLNLMSVSGVSHGCVASVLGYCLLPMVILSSSAVVFSLQGIPGTVLALFIIGWCSLSASKIFTSALAMEGQQLLIAYPCALLYGLFALLTVF from the exons ATGTCAAATTTTGAGCAGTTTCACTTCGACTTTTACCAGTCTAATTATACTATAGACGACCAGGAAGAAGGTTGCAACAGCTATGGCTCAGACGAAAACCTCTGCGAAAGCAGAAA GAGCCCGACAGAAAAGCAACCTCCAGGCGGGGCTTTTGTCCCATCAGACATGcttctgtcccctcagggctACACGGGTCAGATTTTGCAGCCAACGCACAGTCCCCACACTCTTTCTCAGCTTGGTTACGCTGACGGATTTGACGAGGAACCTCCTTTGCTAGAAG AACTTGGGATCAATTTTGAGCATATATGGCAAAAAACATTAACTGTTCTAAATCCAATGAAGCCTGCAGATGGCAGCATTATGAATGAGACAGACCTCACTGGACCCATGGTTTTCTGTTTGGCCCTTGGAGCAACATTGCTGATG GCAGGAAAAGTTCATTTTGGCTACGTGTACGGAATGAGCGCCATCGGGTGCCTGGCCATGCATGCCCTGCTGAACCTGATGAGCGTCTCAGGAGTCTCACATGGCTGCGTTGCAAGTGTCCTGGGCTACTGCCTGCTGCCCATGGTGATCCTGTCCTCTTCTGCAGTTGTCTTCTCACTGCA ggGGATCCCAGGAACTGTGTTAGCTCTGTTTATTATTGGATGGTGCAGTTTGTCAGCCTCCAAAATTTTTACCTCTGCATTGGCTATGGAaggacagcagctcctgatTGCATACCCATGTGCTTTACTTTATGGACTTTTTGCACTTCTAACAGTTTTCTGA
- the YIPF7 gene encoding protein YIPF7 isoform X2, which produces MMASGLALGLAGAGKRFKTSSRPSERSPTEKQPPGGAFVPSDMLLSPQGYTGQILQPTHSPHTLSQLGYADGFDEEPPLLEELGINFEHIWQKTLTVLNPMKPADGSIMNETDLTGPMVFCLALGATLLMAGKVHFGYVYGMSAIGCLAMHALLNLMSVSGVSHGCVASVLGYCLLPMVILSSSAVVFSLQGIPGTVLALFIIGWCSLSASKIFTSALAMEGQQLLIAYPCALLYGLFALLTVF; this is translated from the exons ATGATGGCTTCAGGGCTAGCTTTGGGGCTTGCAGGAGCAGGAAAGAGGTTCAAGACATCATCTAGACCTTCTGAAAG GAGCCCGACAGAAAAGCAACCTCCAGGCGGGGCTTTTGTCCCATCAGACATGcttctgtcccctcagggctACACGGGTCAGATTTTGCAGCCAACGCACAGTCCCCACACTCTTTCTCAGCTTGGTTACGCTGACGGATTTGACGAGGAACCTCCTTTGCTAGAAG AACTTGGGATCAATTTTGAGCATATATGGCAAAAAACATTAACTGTTCTAAATCCAATGAAGCCTGCAGATGGCAGCATTATGAATGAGACAGACCTCACTGGACCCATGGTTTTCTGTTTGGCCCTTGGAGCAACATTGCTGATG GCAGGAAAAGTTCATTTTGGCTACGTGTACGGAATGAGCGCCATCGGGTGCCTGGCCATGCATGCCCTGCTGAACCTGATGAGCGTCTCAGGAGTCTCACATGGCTGCGTTGCAAGTGTCCTGGGCTACTGCCTGCTGCCCATGGTGATCCTGTCCTCTTCTGCAGTTGTCTTCTCACTGCA ggGGATCCCAGGAACTGTGTTAGCTCTGTTTATTATTGGATGGTGCAGTTTGTCAGCCTCCAAAATTTTTACCTCTGCATTGGCTATGGAaggacagcagctcctgatTGCATACCCATGTGCTTTACTTTATGGACTTTTTGCACTTCTAACAGTTTTCTGA